From Ramlibacter agri, a single genomic window includes:
- a CDS encoding acyl-CoA thioesterase, whose protein sequence is MTDKPQPEGREGYRAFRAIPTRWMDNDAYGHVNNVVYYSWFDTAVNAHLIEQGALDIHGGETIGLVIETQCNYFAPVEFPQVVEAGLRVARLGTSSVRYEVGLFLQGGASTVAKGHFIHVYVDKATRRPVPLPANLKKVLEALT, encoded by the coding sequence ATGACCGACAAGCCGCAGCCCGAAGGGCGCGAAGGCTACCGCGCCTTCCGCGCCATCCCCACCCGCTGGATGGACAACGACGCCTACGGCCACGTCAACAACGTCGTCTACTACAGCTGGTTCGACACCGCCGTCAACGCGCACCTGATCGAGCAGGGCGCCCTGGACATCCACGGTGGCGAGACCATCGGCCTGGTCATCGAGACCCAGTGCAATTACTTCGCGCCTGTGGAGTTCCCGCAGGTCGTGGAGGCCGGCCTGCGGGTGGCGCGCCTGGGCACGTCCAGCGTGCGCTACGAAGTGGGCCTGTTCCTGCAAGGCGGCGCGAGCACGGTGGCCAAGGGCCACTTCATCCACGTCTATGTCGACAAGGCGACGCGCCGGCCGGTGCCGCTGCCCGCCAACCTGAAGAAAGTCCTGGAGGCCCTGACTTGA
- a CDS encoding 2-hydroxyacid dehydrogenase — MTQASILVARAVFPETLDFLRRHFEVENNQADAIWSPAELRQKLQGKAGVLTTGSERIDAALLDACPQLKICANMAVGFNNFDVAAMTARGVLGTNTPDVLTETTADFGFALLMATARRMTESEHFLRAGQWNKWAIDMFAGADVHGSTLGILGMGRIGQGIARRGAHGFGMNVIYHNRSRLSPELEAECKARYVSKDELLQTADHLVLVLPYAAESHHAIGAAELAQMKPTATLVNIARGGIVDDAALAQALRDKRIAAAGLDVFEGEPKVHPDLLALSNVVLTPHIASATIPTRRKMAQLAADNLVGFLAQGQPVTPLNPEVLKKKS; from the coding sequence ATGACCCAAGCCTCCATCCTCGTCGCCCGGGCCGTGTTCCCGGAGACCCTTGATTTCCTGCGGCGGCATTTCGAAGTCGAAAACAACCAGGCGGACGCCATCTGGTCCCCGGCCGAACTGCGGCAGAAGCTGCAAGGCAAGGCCGGCGTCCTCACCACCGGCAGCGAGCGCATCGACGCCGCGCTGCTGGACGCCTGCCCGCAGCTGAAGATCTGCGCCAACATGGCCGTGGGCTTCAACAACTTCGACGTCGCCGCCATGACGGCGCGCGGCGTGCTGGGCACCAACACGCCCGACGTGCTGACCGAGACCACCGCCGATTTCGGCTTCGCGCTGCTGATGGCGACCGCGCGCCGCATGACCGAGAGCGAGCATTTCCTGCGCGCCGGCCAGTGGAACAAGTGGGCGATCGACATGTTCGCCGGCGCCGACGTGCACGGCAGCACCCTCGGCATCCTGGGCATGGGCCGCATCGGCCAGGGCATCGCCAGGCGCGGCGCCCACGGCTTCGGCATGAACGTGATCTACCACAACCGCTCGCGGCTCTCGCCCGAGCTGGAAGCCGAGTGCAAGGCGCGCTACGTCTCCAAGGACGAACTGCTGCAAACCGCCGACCACCTGGTGCTGGTGCTGCCTTACGCGGCGGAATCGCACCATGCGATCGGCGCGGCCGAACTGGCGCAGATGAAGCCGACCGCCACGCTGGTCAACATCGCCCGCGGTGGCATCGTCGACGACGCCGCGCTGGCGCAGGCCCTGCGCGACAAGCGCATCGCGGCCGCCGGCCTGGACGTGTTCGAAGGCGAGCCGAAGGTCCACCCGGACCTGCTGGCGCTGTCCAACGTGGTGCTGACGCCCCACATCGCCAGCGCCACCATCCCCACGCGCCGCAAGATGGCGCAGCTCGCGGCCGACAACCTGGTGGGCTTCCTGGCCCAGGGCCAGCCCGTCACGCCGCTCAACCCCGAAGTGCTGAAGAAGAAGTCGTAG
- a CDS encoding nitroreductase, protein MIPATPQVTTVVTDSDSVDAAIASRFSCRAFHREQEVPRSTIEEILAVASRAPSGTNIQPWNVYVLQGASRDALVAKTCEAHDAVYRDPELAARYRSDLDYYPTKWSSPFIERRRENGWGLYGLLGIARGEKDKMHGQHQRNYQFFDAPVGLMFTIDKVLGRGSLMDCAMFMQNVMVAARARGLHTCPQAAWLEYAAVVLPHIGAGDNEMLVAGMSLGYADVGATVNRFHTPREAVGNFTRWL, encoded by the coding sequence TTGATTCCCGCTACCCCCCAGGTCACCACCGTGGTGACCGATTCCGATAGCGTCGATGCCGCGATCGCCAGCCGCTTTTCCTGCCGCGCCTTCCACCGCGAGCAGGAGGTGCCGCGCTCCACGATCGAGGAGATCCTGGCGGTGGCCAGCCGCGCGCCCTCGGGTACCAACATCCAGCCCTGGAACGTCTATGTGCTGCAGGGCGCCAGCCGCGATGCTCTGGTGGCCAAGACCTGCGAGGCGCACGACGCCGTGTATCGCGACCCGGAGCTGGCGGCGCGCTACCGCAGCGACCTGGACTACTACCCGACGAAGTGGTCCTCGCCCTTCATCGAGCGCCGGCGCGAGAACGGCTGGGGCCTCTACGGCCTGCTGGGCATCGCCCGCGGCGAGAAGGACAAGATGCATGGGCAGCACCAGCGCAACTACCAGTTCTTCGACGCCCCGGTGGGCCTGATGTTCACCATCGACAAGGTGCTGGGGCGCGGCTCGCTGATGGACTGCGCGATGTTCATGCAGAACGTGATGGTGGCCGCGCGGGCGCGCGGGCTGCACACCTGCCCGCAGGCGGCCTGGCTGGAATATGCGGCGGTGGTGCTGCCGCACATCGGTGCCGGCGACAACGAGATGCTGGTGGCGGGGATGTCGCTGGGGTATGCGGACGTGGGGGCGACGGTGAATCGCTTTCACACACCGCGCGAGGCGGTGGGGAATTTCACGCGCTGGCTTTGA
- a CDS encoding sodium:proton antiporter: MRLIRPARLAAFLLLLPQFVSAAEVDGSQLSAAWGIPFAGLLLSIALCPLLATRFWHHHYGKATAAWALAFLLPFAALFGLPAAGTAVVHTVVGEYLPFVILLAALFAVSGGIYIRGNLHGSPALNTGILAIGAVLASFMGTTGASMLLVRPLIRANDNRRHSAHVFVFFIFIVSNAGGSLTPLGDPPLFLGFLQGVDFFWTLRHLLPMTAFLVGALLVLFYALDSWYYRRREEVRPRDPTPDTRGIGFEGARNFWLLAAIVALVLASGVWKSPVRFDVFGAEIGLPDLVRDLGLVLVAVVSMAITPRQVHEANQFSWGPMLEVAKLFAGIFLTIIPVIAMLRAGMHGAFAPVVAAVTRPDGTPDPAMYFWASGVLSSFLDNAPTYLVFFNTAGGDAHHLMTELAPVLAAISAGSVFMGANSYIGNAPNLMVKAVVEDRGVTMPGFFGYMAWSVAVLIPLFLIITFAWFR, translated from the coding sequence ATGCGATTGATCCGGCCCGCCCGGCTGGCGGCCTTCCTGTTGCTGCTGCCGCAATTCGTTTCCGCCGCCGAAGTCGACGGCAGCCAGCTGTCCGCGGCCTGGGGCATCCCCTTCGCCGGCCTGCTGCTGTCGATCGCGCTGTGCCCGCTGCTCGCCACGAGGTTCTGGCACCACCACTATGGCAAGGCGACAGCGGCCTGGGCGCTGGCCTTCCTGCTGCCATTCGCGGCCCTGTTCGGGTTGCCGGCCGCCGGGACGGCGGTGGTGCATACGGTCGTCGGCGAGTACCTGCCATTCGTGATCCTGCTGGCCGCGCTGTTCGCGGTGTCCGGCGGCATCTACATCCGCGGCAACCTGCATGGCAGCCCGGCGCTGAACACGGGCATCCTGGCCATCGGCGCCGTGCTGGCCAGCTTCATGGGCACCACCGGCGCGTCGATGCTGCTGGTGCGCCCGCTGATCCGCGCCAACGACAACCGCCGGCACAGCGCGCACGTGTTCGTGTTCTTCATCTTCATCGTGTCCAATGCCGGCGGCTCGCTGACGCCGCTGGGCGACCCGCCTCTGTTCCTGGGCTTCCTGCAGGGCGTGGACTTCTTCTGGACCCTGCGCCACCTGCTTCCCATGACGGCCTTCCTGGTCGGGGCGCTGCTCGTGCTGTTCTACGCCCTGGACAGCTGGTACTACCGGCGGCGCGAGGAGGTCCGGCCGCGCGACCCGACGCCGGACACCCGCGGCATCGGCTTCGAGGGCGCGCGCAACTTCTGGCTGCTGGCCGCCATCGTGGCCCTGGTGCTGGCGAGCGGTGTGTGGAAGTCGCCGGTACGCTTCGACGTCTTCGGCGCCGAAATCGGCTTGCCGGACCTCGTGCGCGACCTGGGCCTGGTCCTGGTGGCCGTCGTGTCGATGGCGATCACGCCGCGCCAGGTGCACGAGGCCAACCAGTTCTCCTGGGGCCCGATGCTCGAAGTGGCCAAGTTGTTCGCGGGCATCTTCCTGACCATCATCCCGGTGATCGCGATGCTGCGCGCCGGCATGCACGGCGCCTTCGCGCCCGTCGTGGCCGCCGTCACGCGGCCGGACGGCACGCCCGACCCCGCCATGTATTTCTGGGCCAGCGGGGTGCTCAGCTCCTTCCTGGACAACGCGCCGACCTACCTGGTGTTCTTCAACACCGCGGGCGGCGACGCGCACCATCTCATGACGGAGCTGGCGCCGGTGCTGGCTGCCATCTCCGCCGGTTCGGTGTTCATGGGGGCCAACTCCTACATCGGCAACGCCCCCAACCTGATGGTCAAGGCGGTCGTGGAGGATCGAGGTGTCACAATGCCGGGTTTCTTCGGCTACATGGCGTGGTCGGTCGCCGTGCTGATCCCGCTGTTCCTGATCATCACCTTCGCGTGGTTCCGATGA
- a CDS encoding heme-dependent oxidative N-demethylase subunit alpha family protein — translation MDLLAIAAPFRMQPGLQRLEAGAPHLTPLAEGSALWREKQQVLAAGASRLCVPGYDSAPAIDAILRRARAEGIAASEPIELAFEQDFAVLDGASTALPWLCVCVPSHWAPEDKLGLPFTAVHAPVADNALLMAGARQLTQLVTGGGEWERHVWTLSPSGRYDQHPRRHPRAPWPNTPDPEAFAAQCFLRAERQTFFPLRPGHAVFTIHVMLQPLAEAVATPAQARRLHAALSTMSDAVLAYKGLAPARERLLAWLARRGA, via the coding sequence ATGGACCTGCTCGCCATCGCCGCCCCCTTCCGGATGCAGCCCGGCCTGCAGCGGCTGGAAGCCGGCGCGCCGCACCTGACGCCGCTCGCCGAAGGCAGCGCGTTGTGGCGGGAGAAGCAGCAGGTGCTGGCTGCCGGCGCCAGCCGCCTGTGCGTGCCGGGCTACGACTCCGCCCCCGCGATCGACGCGATCCTGCGCCGCGCGCGGGCCGAAGGTATTGCAGCCAGCGAGCCCATCGAGCTCGCCTTCGAGCAGGATTTCGCGGTGCTCGACGGCGCCAGCACCGCCCTGCCCTGGCTGTGCGTCTGCGTGCCATCGCACTGGGCGCCGGAAGACAAGCTGGGCCTGCCTTTCACCGCGGTCCATGCCCCGGTGGCCGACAACGCCCTGCTGATGGCCGGCGCGCGCCAGCTGACGCAGCTGGTCACCGGCGGCGGCGAATGGGAGCGCCACGTCTGGACCCTCAGCCCCAGCGGCCGCTACGACCAGCACCCGCGCCGGCACCCGCGCGCGCCCTGGCCGAACACGCCCGACCCGGAGGCCTTCGCGGCGCAGTGCTTCCTGCGGGCGGAGCGGCAGACCTTCTTCCCGCTGAGGCCCGGCCACGCCGTGTTCACCATCCACGTGATGCTGCAGCCACTGGCCGAGGCGGTGGCGACGCCCGCGCAGGCCCGGCGCCTGCACGCGGCCCTGTCGACCATGAGCGACGCCGTGCTTGCCTACAAGGGCCTGGCGCCGGCGCGCGAACGCCTGCTGGCCTGGCTGGCCCGCCGGGGCGCCTGA
- a CDS encoding MFS transporter, with the protein MRLASPLLALRQGYSELAVGVLLSLYALTQVFLSLPAGRYADKHGLKRPFALSVVAAATGGLLAVAFPIFPVLCLAALLTGGATGTAVIALQRHVGRAAGGGMELKRAFSWLAIGPAFSNFLGPFVAGFVIDHAGFRTAFAVMGLLPLATWYFVRTARESPAPEARRNRTSGGAWDLWLDPMFRRLILVNWFLSSAWDVHTFVVPVLGNARGLSASVIGTILGLFAAAAAVVRVFLPLLAARFHEWVLIVAAMVATTLIYAVYPFMHVALTMGACSILLGAALGMVQPMVMSMLHHITPEHRHGEAVGMRMLVINASSVAMPLLFGTAGAAIGISGVFWTVSATVGAGVKVALGLRADKTS; encoded by the coding sequence ATGCGCCTGGCCTCGCCGCTGCTGGCGCTGCGCCAGGGCTACAGCGAGCTGGCGGTGGGCGTGCTGCTGTCGCTTTACGCGCTGACGCAGGTCTTCCTGTCGCTGCCGGCCGGCCGCTATGCGGACAAGCACGGGCTGAAGCGGCCGTTCGCGCTGAGCGTCGTTGCCGCGGCCACCGGCGGCTTGCTGGCGGTGGCCTTTCCGATTTTTCCGGTGCTGTGCCTGGCCGCCTTGCTCACTGGTGGGGCGACCGGCACCGCCGTCATCGCGCTGCAGCGGCATGTGGGCCGCGCGGCCGGCGGCGGCATGGAGCTGAAGCGGGCCTTTTCCTGGCTTGCGATCGGTCCCGCCTTCTCCAACTTCCTGGGGCCCTTCGTCGCCGGCTTCGTGATCGACCACGCCGGTTTCCGCACCGCCTTCGCGGTGATGGGCCTGCTGCCGCTGGCGACCTGGTATTTCGTGCGCACGGCGCGCGAAAGCCCCGCGCCCGAAGCGCGCCGCAACCGGACCAGCGGCGGGGCCTGGGACCTGTGGCTGGACCCGATGTTCCGCCGGCTGATCCTGGTGAACTGGTTCCTGTCCTCGGCCTGGGACGTGCATACCTTCGTGGTGCCGGTGCTGGGCAACGCGCGCGGTTTGTCCGCTTCGGTCATCGGCACCATCCTCGGCCTGTTCGCCGCGGCGGCGGCGGTCGTGCGGGTGTTCCTGCCGCTGCTGGCCGCGCGCTTCCACGAGTGGGTGCTGATCGTGGCGGCGATGGTCGCCACCACGCTGATCTACGCGGTGTATCCCTTCATGCACGTCGCGCTGACCATGGGCGCCTGCTCGATCCTGCTGGGCGCGGCGCTGGGCATGGTGCAGCCGATGGTGATGAGCATGCTGCACCACATCACCCCGGAGCACCGGCACGGCGAGGCGGTGGGCATGCGCATGCTGGTGATCAACGCGTCCAGCGTCGCCATGCCATTGCTCTTCGGCACCGCGGGCGCGGCCATCGGCATCAGCGGCGTGTTCTGGACGGTCTCCGCGACGGTGGGCGCCGGGGTGAAGGTGGCGCTGGGCCTCAGAGCCGATAAAACGTCTTGA
- the efp gene encoding elongation factor P codes for MKIAQEIRAGNVIMQNGQPWVVLKTEYSRGGRNSATVRMKLKSLLNNQGTETVFKADDKMDQVILDKKDCTYSYFADPMYVWMDADYNQYEVEADNMGDALNYLQDGLPAEVVFYEGKAISVELPTSVEREITWTEPAVKGDTSGKVLKPAKIATGFEIGVPIFVAQGDKVEIDTRTGEYRRRV; via the coding sequence ATGAAAATCGCTCAAGAAATCCGCGCCGGCAACGTGATCATGCAGAACGGCCAGCCGTGGGTCGTGCTGAAGACCGAATACTCCCGCGGCGGCCGCAACTCGGCCACCGTGCGCATGAAGCTCAAGTCCCTGCTGAACAACCAGGGCACGGAAACCGTCTTCAAGGCCGACGACAAGATGGACCAGGTCATCCTCGACAAGAAGGACTGCACCTATTCCTACTTCGCCGACCCGATGTACGTCTGGATGGACGCCGACTACAACCAGTACGAAGTCGAAGCCGACAACATGGGCGACGCGCTGAACTACCTGCAAGACGGCCTGCCCGCCGAAGTGGTGTTCTACGAAGGCAAGGCCATCTCCGTCGAACTGCCCACCAGCGTCGAGCGCGAAATCACCTGGACCGAGCCCGCCGTCAAGGGCGACACCTCCGGCAAGGTGCTGAAGCCCGCCAAGATCGCCACCGGCTTCGAAATCGGCGTGCCGATCTTCGTGGCCCAGGGCGACAAGGTCGAAATCGACACCCGCACCGGCGAATACCGCCGTCGCGTCTAA
- a CDS encoding histone deacetylase family protein — protein sequence MRVFYADQFVLPLPPGHRFPMEKYRLLRDRLAAEVPDIQLMRAEPATDGELALVHRPGYIQGISEGTVDPSIMREIGFPWSQAMADRARRSVGATIAACRAAFQDGIAANIAGGTHHAYAEKGGGFCVFNDAAVAIRLMQAEHGRHSRRPLKVAIVDLDVHQGNGTARIFRDDTSVFTLSLHGAKNFPFRKEPGDLDVDLPDGTGDEAYLHALEHALEELGQRFDPALVIYLAGADPHEGDRLGRLKLTWDGLEARDRRVFDWAWQRGLPLAFAMAGGYGHRIEDTVQVQVNTFAAAASYARRWHNRPR from the coding sequence ATGCGTGTCTTTTACGCCGACCAGTTCGTCCTGCCCCTGCCGCCGGGGCACCGCTTCCCGATGGAAAAGTACCGCCTGCTGCGCGACCGGCTGGCCGCGGAAGTGCCCGACATCCAGCTCATGCGGGCCGAACCCGCCACGGACGGGGAACTGGCCCTGGTCCACAGGCCGGGCTACATCCAGGGCATCAGCGAGGGCACGGTGGATCCTTCCATCATGCGGGAAATCGGCTTCCCGTGGAGCCAGGCCATGGCGGACCGGGCCCGGCGCTCGGTCGGCGCGACCATCGCCGCCTGCCGGGCCGCTTTCCAGGACGGCATCGCGGCCAACATCGCCGGCGGCACCCACCACGCCTATGCCGAGAAGGGCGGCGGCTTCTGCGTCTTCAACGATGCGGCCGTCGCCATCCGGCTGATGCAGGCCGAGCACGGGCGGCACAGCCGGAGGCCGCTGAAGGTGGCGATCGTCGACCTCGACGTCCACCAGGGCAACGGCACGGCCCGGATCTTCCGCGACGACACGAGCGTGTTCACGCTGTCCTTGCATGGCGCGAAGAACTTCCCCTTCCGCAAGGAGCCGGGCGACCTCGATGTGGACCTGCCGGATGGCACGGGCGACGAGGCCTACCTGCACGCCCTGGAGCACGCGCTGGAGGAACTGGGGCAGCGCTTCGACCCGGCGCTGGTGATCTACCTGGCTGGCGCCGACCCGCACGAGGGCGACCGCCTCGGCCGCCTGAAACTCACCTGGGACGGCCTCGAAGCGCGCGACCGCCGGGTGTTCGACTGGGCCTGGCAGCGCGGGCTGCCGCTGGCCTTCGCGATGGCAGGTGGCTACGGACATCGCATCGAGGACACGGTGCAGGTGCAGGTGAACACCTTTGCCGCGGCCGCGAGCTATGCGCGGCGCTGGCACAATCGGCCGCGATGA
- a CDS encoding TIGR00730 family Rossman fold protein, with product MSSTRNIHDRRLADAWATLKAHSDRGLPLDPDASRLAFVDPEFLLRRETRGIRFQLELLKPDLEQQEHGIENTIVVFGSARFRDQSDADALVKQAEAAPQPQAADAGGESGPARMDARRARALARNAHYYEQARAFGRLVAEYSADKEPRDMLFVCTGGGPGIMEAANRGAHEAGGISVGLSIALPMEEGANPYVTPALSFKFHYFALRKMHFMMRAKALVAFPGGFGTLDELFEVITLVQTHKARQVPIVLFGSDYWKRLINFEMLVDEGVISAADLDLFQFADEPQAAWDIIKTFYRL from the coding sequence ATGTCTTCCACCCGCAACATCCACGACCGGCGCCTGGCGGACGCCTGGGCCACCCTGAAGGCGCATTCCGACCGCGGCCTGCCGCTGGACCCCGACGCCAGCCGGCTGGCCTTCGTCGACCCCGAGTTCCTGCTGCGCCGCGAAACCCGCGGCATCCGCTTCCAGCTGGAGCTGCTGAAACCGGACCTGGAGCAGCAGGAGCATGGCATCGAGAACACCATCGTCGTGTTCGGCAGCGCGCGCTTTCGCGACCAGTCGGACGCCGATGCCCTGGTCAAGCAAGCCGAGGCCGCGCCCCAGCCGCAAGCCGCGGATGCGGGCGGCGAGTCCGGCCCTGCCCGGATGGACGCACGCCGCGCCCGGGCGCTGGCCCGCAACGCCCACTACTACGAGCAGGCCCGTGCCTTCGGCCGGCTGGTGGCCGAGTACAGCGCGGACAAGGAGCCGCGCGACATGCTGTTCGTGTGCACGGGCGGCGGCCCCGGCATCATGGAAGCGGCCAACCGCGGCGCGCACGAGGCGGGCGGCATCAGCGTCGGCCTGTCGATCGCGCTGCCCATGGAAGAAGGCGCCAACCCCTACGTGACGCCGGCGCTGAGCTTCAAGTTCCACTACTTCGCGCTGCGCAAGATGCACTTCATGATGCGGGCGAAGGCGCTGGTGGCCTTCCCCGGCGGCTTCGGCACGCTCGACGAGCTGTTCGAGGTGATCACGCTGGTGCAGACGCACAAGGCGCGCCAGGTGCCGATCGTGCTGTTCGGCTCCGACTACTGGAAGCGGCTGATCAACTTCGAGATGCTGGTCGACGAAGGCGTGATCTCGGCGGCCGACCTGGACCTGTTCCAGTTCGCCGACGAGCCCCAGGCGGCCTGGGACATCATCAAGACGTTTTATCGGCTCTGA
- a CDS encoding CsbD family protein translates to MNQDRIQGRWKQLKGKVREQWGKLTDDDLDVIAGRRDQLLGRIQQRHGLAKDEAERQVKNWEGRNPEFRLDGAPQRRRERSQ, encoded by the coding sequence ATGAACCAGGATCGCATCCAGGGCCGCTGGAAGCAGCTGAAAGGCAAGGTGCGGGAACAGTGGGGCAAGCTGACCGACGACGACCTCGACGTCATCGCCGGCCGGCGCGACCAGTTGCTCGGGCGCATCCAGCAGCGCCACGGGCTGGCCAAGGACGAGGCCGAGCGCCAGGTGAAGAACTGGGAAGGCCGCAACCCCGAATTCCGCCTGGACGGCGCGCCGCAGCGGCGGCGCGAACGCAGCCAGTAA
- the earP gene encoding elongation factor P maturation arginine rhamnosyltransferase EarP — translation MRWDIFCKVIDNHGDAGVCWRLASELARRGALVRLWMDDPAPLAWMAPGHPGVEVVHWTAQVPAHAPGDVVVEAFGCDPPPEFVARMRAAPRPPAWINLEYLSAESYVERSHGLLSPVHSGPGAGLAKHFFYPGFSERTGGLLREQDLPQRHAQFDRAAWLRGHGVQPGAARVVSLFCYEPPALPELLRHLAQEPTELLVTAGRPTAAMHAALARLAAEHAGWNARGLLRPHWLPLLSQREYDQLLWSCDLNFVRGEDSLVRGLLAGRPCVWHIYPQDDFAHHAKLEAFLRWLQPPADLARFFRVWNGLEEGLPAPDFAGWQAPAAETLTRIEALPELASELERFAAGRGRI, via the coding sequence ATGCGCTGGGACATTTTCTGCAAGGTCATCGACAACCACGGCGACGCCGGCGTCTGCTGGCGCCTGGCCAGCGAACTCGCGCGCCGCGGCGCCCTGGTGCGGCTGTGGATGGACGACCCGGCCCCGCTGGCCTGGATGGCGCCGGGCCATCCCGGCGTGGAGGTGGTGCACTGGACCGCGCAGGTGCCGGCGCACGCGCCGGGCGACGTCGTCGTCGAAGCCTTCGGCTGCGATCCGCCGCCGGAATTCGTCGCCCGGATGCGCGCGGCGCCGCGGCCACCGGCCTGGATCAATCTCGAATACCTGTCGGCTGAAAGCTACGTCGAGCGCAGCCACGGCCTGCTCTCGCCGGTCCATTCCGGCCCGGGCGCCGGGCTGGCCAAGCACTTCTTCTACCCGGGCTTCAGCGAGCGCACCGGCGGGCTGCTGCGCGAACAGGACCTGCCGCAACGGCACGCGCAGTTCGACCGCGCGGCCTGGCTGCGTGGCCATGGCGTCCAGCCAGGCGCGGCGCGGGTGGTGAGCCTGTTCTGCTACGAGCCGCCAGCCCTGCCCGAACTGCTGCGCCACCTGGCACAGGAACCGACCGAATTGCTGGTCACCGCCGGCCGACCCACGGCCGCCATGCACGCGGCGCTGGCCCGGCTGGCAGCGGAACACGCCGGCTGGAACGCCCGCGGCCTGCTGCGCCCGCACTGGCTGCCCCTGCTGAGCCAGCGCGAGTACGACCAGCTGCTGTGGTCCTGCGACCTGAACTTCGTGCGTGGCGAAGATTCGCTGGTGCGCGGCCTGCTGGCCGGCAGGCCCTGCGTCTGGCACATCTACCCGCAGGACGACTTTGCCCACCACGCCAAGCTGGAGGCCTTCCTGCGCTGGCTGCAGCCGCCGGCGGACCTGGCCCGCTTCTTCCGGGTATGGAACGGGCTGGAAGAAGGCTTGCCGGCACCGGATTTCGCCGGCTGGCAGGCGCCGGCCGCGGAAACCTTGACGCGGATCGAGGCCTTGCCGGAGCTGGCCAGCGAGCTGGAGCGCTTCGCGGCCGGGCGAGGTAGAATATAG
- the rmuC gene encoding DNA recombination protein RmuC translates to MEIWILMALALASVVLLVALLLRKPPVPETGKAELLAASERLERELRREISESGRGLRAEVTQTLSTFQLTVTQQGQEASRTQNAHADAFAQQLMQTLSAFQQTLVQQAQETTRTQNAQIDAFAQQLALMQKSLTDTLNTQLQGLSEANARRIAEVRQTLETQLNAMQQTNAAKLDEMRKTVDEKLQTTLEARLGESFKQVAERLEQVHHGLGQMQSLAQGVGDLQRVLTNVKTRGMFGEVQLEALLEQVLTPEQYSRQVETKPRSNQRVDFAIRFPGRSTDGSPVWLPIDAKFPREDYERLLDAHEHADAAGVESAGRALEVRIREEAKSICESYLSPPYTTDFAILFLPIESLYAEVLRRPGLMDKIQRDYRVTLAGPTTLLAMLNSLHMGFRTLALEQQASEVWKVLGAVKTEFERYGEWVARIKEQVQKASDTLEKADTRTKQMRRALKVVEALPEADAQALLPQADESSDDGQS, encoded by the coding sequence GTGGAAATCTGGATCCTCATGGCGCTGGCGCTGGCCAGCGTCGTCCTGCTGGTGGCCTTGCTGCTGCGCAAGCCGCCCGTGCCCGAAACCGGCAAGGCCGAACTGCTGGCTGCCAGCGAACGCCTGGAGCGCGAGCTGCGGCGCGAGATCAGCGAATCGGGCCGCGGCCTGCGCGCCGAAGTCACGCAGACCCTGTCCACCTTCCAGCTGACGGTGACGCAGCAGGGCCAGGAGGCCAGCCGCACGCAGAACGCCCACGCGGACGCCTTCGCCCAGCAGCTGATGCAGACCCTGTCCGCCTTCCAGCAGACGCTGGTGCAGCAGGCGCAGGAAACCACCCGCACGCAGAACGCGCAGATCGACGCCTTCGCGCAGCAGCTGGCGCTGATGCAGAAGAGCCTGACCGACACGCTCAACACGCAGCTGCAGGGCCTGAGCGAAGCCAACGCGCGGCGCATCGCCGAAGTGCGGCAGACGCTGGAGACGCAGCTCAATGCGATGCAGCAGACCAACGCCGCCAAGCTCGACGAGATGCGCAAGACGGTGGACGAGAAGCTGCAGACCACGCTGGAAGCGCGCCTGGGCGAGAGCTTCAAGCAGGTGGCCGAACGCCTGGAGCAGGTGCACCACGGCCTGGGCCAGATGCAGTCCCTGGCGCAGGGCGTGGGCGACCTGCAGCGCGTGCTGACCAACGTCAAGACCCGCGGCATGTTCGGCGAAGTGCAGCTGGAAGCGCTGCTGGAGCAGGTGCTGACGCCGGAGCAGTACAGCCGCCAGGTGGAGACCAAGCCGCGCAGCAACCAGCGGGTGGACTTCGCCATCCGATTCCCGGGCCGCAGCACCGACGGCTCGCCGGTCTGGCTGCCGATCGACGCCAAGTTCCCGCGCGAGGACTACGAGCGCCTGCTCGATGCGCACGAGCATGCCGACGCCGCCGGCGTGGAAAGCGCCGGCCGCGCGCTGGAAGTGCGCATCCGCGAAGAGGCCAAGTCGATCTGCGAGTCCTACCTGAGCCCGCCGTACACGACCGACTTCGCCATCCTGTTCCTGCCGATCGAGAGCCTGTACGCCGAGGTGCTGCGCCGCCCGGGCCTGATGGACAAGATCCAGCGCGACTACCGCGTCACGCTGGCCGGCCCGACCACCTTGCTGGCCATGTTGAACAGCCTGCACATGGGCTTCCGCACGCTGGCGCTGGAGCAGCAGGCCTCGGAAGTGTGGAAGGTGCTGGGCGCGGTGAAGACCGAGTTCGAGCGCTATGGCGAATGGGTGGCCCGCATCAAGGAGCAGGTGCAGAAGGCGTCCGACACCCTGGAAAAGGCCGACACCCGCACCAAGCAGATGCGCCGCGCGCTGAAGGTGGTGGAGGCATTGCCCGAGGCCGACGCCCAGGCGCTGCTGCCGCAGGCCGACGAGAGCAGTGACGACGGCCAGTCCTGA